A region from the Rosa rugosa chromosome 6, drRosRugo1.1, whole genome shotgun sequence genome encodes:
- the LOC133715620 gene encoding cysteine-rich receptor-like protein kinase 26, with amino-acid sequence MSNTYMAPEAIVGHSSAESDVYSFGALVVEIVSGQEISSLASEKLNDKDLLRFAWKNWAEGTIRNLIDPTLWTGSGIELMERCIRIGLLCMQRTRTDRPTMSSVTQMLSHSSSIPLPNKFWHGSFGIIGTLNNVEGVSDPRSRAKVQPFIAKMRCATTGIINKIRRK; translated from the exons ATGTCTAA CACATACATGGCTCCAGAGGCAATTGTTGGACATTCATCTGCAGAATCTGATGTCTACAGTTTTGGTGCGTTAGTCGTGGAGATAGTAAGTGGACAAGAAATTAGTAGTTTGGCTTCCGAAAAGCTAAATGATAAGGATCTTCTGAGATTT GCATGGAAGAATTGGGCAGAAGGGACAATTAGAAATCTAATAGACCCAACGTTGTGGACTGGTTCAGGAATTGAATTAATGGAGAGATGCATCAGAATCGGATTATTGTGTATGCAGAGGACTAGAACCGATAGGCCAACCATGTCTTCTGTTACTCAGATGCTTAGTCATTCTTCCTCTATCCCTCTACCTAATAAATTTTGGCATGGTAGCTTTGGGATCATTGGAACCTTGAACAATGTGGAAGGTGTTTCTGATCCAAGGTCTAGAGCAAAAGTTCAACCCTTCATTGCGAAGATGCGGTGTGCCACTACTGGTATCATCAATAAGATACGTAGAAAATGA
- the LOC133716922 gene encoding cysteine-rich repeat secretory protein 38-like: protein MASGNNMTDIMVSSRLILSPILLLIIIISTTDQAATLAQPQPAADLLNHFCSNDKGNYTTTDTYRTNLNHLLSSLPSTKGSDFGFYNSSYGGNTSSEAIYAIGLCKGDIGTTSDCLQCLNASRSALMDLCPNQKEAVIWYDNCMLRYSNRSIYGVMETQPTFDMWSTQSVTSSKFDMFFRNLTILLERLGIEAAAGGSLKFAKDNATILNYSNGGLSSLTALVECTPDLSELRCRTCLLGAFEDLPECCDGKEGGRVLRPSCNFNYQLDQVDPTNTTIPESGRCIICPKRKKGRYIDAYTCMHCKIMLIFPLYFFCTTN from the coding sequence ATGGCCAGTGGAAATAACATGACAGACATAATGGTTTCCTCACGTCTAATCCTTTCTCCCATCTTGTTACTTATCATCATCATTAGTACCACCGATCAAGCGGCCACCCTTGCTCAGCCGCAGCCGGCGGCTGATCTGCTAAATCACTTCTGTTCAAACGACAAAGGTAACTACACCACGACCGACACCTATCGCACAAACCTTAACCACCTTCTTTCATCCCTTCCCTCTACCAAGGGCAGCGACTTTGGCTTTTACAATTCCTCCTATGGCGGAAATACATCATCCGAGGCAATATATGCAATCGGACTGTGTAAAGGAGATATCGGAACCACAAGCGACTGCCTTCAATGCCTCAATGCATCTAGAAGTGCTCTCATGGATCTATGTCCCAATCAGAAGGAGGCCGTTATTTGGTACGACAACTGCATGCTGCGCTACTCAAACCGCTCCATATATGGTGTCATGGAAACGCAGCCAACTTTTGATATGTGGAGCACACAAAGCGTAACATCATCCAAATTTGATATGTTTTTTCGCAATCTCACCATCTTACTCGAAAGATTAGGAATTGAAGCTGCAGCAGGTGGTTCTCTGAAGTTTGCGAAAGATAACGCAACCATTCTCAACTATAGTAACGGCGGACTATCATCCTTAACGGCACTTGTAGAGTGCACTCCTGATTTGTCCGAGTTACGGTGCAGGACTTGCTTACTTGGGGCTTTTGAAGACTTACCGGAATGTTGTGATGGAAAGGAAGGTGGGCGAGTTCTTAGACCCAGCTGTAACTTCAACTATCAGCTGGACCAGGTTGACCCCACCAATACCACAATTCCCGAGTCAGGTAGATGCATAATTtgtcccaaaagaaaaaagggtaGATACATTGACGCATATACATGTATGCATTGTAAAATTATGTTGATCTTTCCGTTATATTTCTTTTGCACAACAAATTAA
- the LOC133716923 gene encoding cysteine-rich receptor-like protein kinase 27 yields the protein MVVSLVLMISIGIYAKVVKTRRQPILGMKHNFLEKMDEHMAMESLLFDCGAIRVATNNFSEANKLGDDGYGTVYRGSLSNAKSIAVRKLSINYVKEYMEIKKEVLLMAMLQHPNLIELLGCALEENSERLLVYELFPNATLDRIIFDGIKSRQWDWEIRYNIIVSIARGLLHLHDRHFVHGDFNAGNILIDAQMNPKISNFGMARFFEVDQTQGNVNGIHLLNLMSNSYMAPEATVGLSSAESDVYSFGALVVEIVSGQEISSLTSEKLNEKDLLSYAWKNWAKGTVRSLIDPTLWTGSGIELMERCIRIGLFCMQRTRADRPTMSSVIQMLSYSSAIPLPYKFSHGSFGIIGTIENVEGVSDPRSRAKVQSFFAKMRCATTAIINRIRSK from the exons ATGGTTGTTTCTCTTGTACTAATGATCTCCATAGGCATTTACGCGAAAGTAGTGAAAACAAGGCGACAACCTATCTTAGGGATGAAACATAATTTTCTTGAGAAAATGGATGAGCATATGGCCATGGAATCCTTGCTATTCGACTGTGGCGCCATTCGAGTTGCCACAAATAACTTTTCTGAAGCAAATAAACTTGGAGATGATGGATATGGCACTGTTTACAGG gGTAGTCTTTCCAACGCAAAAAGCATAGCAGTGAGAAAGCTTTCAATAAACTATGTGAAAGAGTATATGGAAATTAAGAAAGAGGTTTTGTTAATGGCCATGCTTCAACATCCAAATCTAATTGAGCTCCTAGGGTGTGCCTTGGAAGAAAATTCTGAAAGGCTTCTTGTCTATGAGCTTTTCCCTAACGCAACTCTTGATCGCATCATATTTG ACGGAATCAAGAGCAGACAATGGGATTGGGAGATCCGGTACAACATCATAGTGAGCATTGCACGGGGACTCCTTCACCTTCATGACCGTCACTTTGTTCATGGTGATTTCAATGCTGGTAACATTTTGATAGATGCACAAATGAATcccaaaatttcaaattttggtaTGGCAAGATTCTTTGAGGTTGATCAAACACAAGGCAACGTTAATGGAATTCATCTGCTGAATCTGATGTCTAA CTCATACATGGCTCCAGAGGCAACTGTTGGACTTTCATCCGCTGAATCTGATGTCTACAGTTTCGGTGCGTTAGTCGTCGAGATAGTAAGTGGACAAGAAATTAGTAGTTTAACTTCCGAAAAGCTAAATGAGAAGGATCTTCTGAGCTAT GCATGGAAGAATTGGGCAAAAGGGACAGTTAGAAGTCTAATAGATCCGACGTTGTGGACTGGTTCAGGGATTGAATTAATGGAGAGATGCATCAGAATCGGATTATTCTGTATGCAGAGGACTAGAGCCGATAGGCCAACCATGTCCTCTGTTATTCAGATGCTTAGTTATTCTTCCGCTATCCCTCTACCTTATAAATTTAGTCATGGTAGCTTTGGAATCATTGGAACCATCGAAAATGTGGAAGGTGTTTCTGATCCAAGGTCTAGGGCAAAGGTTCAATCCTTCTTTGCAAAGATGCGGTGTGCCACTACTGCCATCATCAATAGGATACGTAGTAAATGA